The following proteins are encoded in a genomic region of Lactiplantibacillus plantarum:
- the dapD gene encoding 2,3,4,5-tetrahydropyridine-2,6-dicarboxylate N-acetyltransferase, producing MAKLDAQSIINYIGSAKKKTPVKVYVKGALDQLNVPAGIKTFFSGNAGVLFGDWADVEPFLKANAANIEDYELENDARNSAVPMADLKQYNARIEPGAIIRDQVLIGDNAVIMMGAVINIGAEIGEGSMIDMGAILGGRAIVGKNCHIGAGTVLAGVVEPPSAKPVQIDDDVLIGANAAVLEGVHVGKGAVVAAGAIVIEDVAPNTVVGGVPARKLKDIDDKTKSKTELMAELRNL from the coding sequence ATGGCAAAATTAGATGCACAATCAATTATTAACTACATTGGCAGTGCGAAAAAGAAAACACCCGTAAAAGTATACGTGAAGGGTGCTTTAGACCAATTAAACGTTCCAGCAGGCATCAAAACTTTCTTCAGTGGCAACGCTGGGGTATTATTTGGTGACTGGGCGGATGTTGAACCGTTCTTAAAGGCTAACGCTGCAAATATCGAAGATTATGAATTAGAAAATGACGCGCGCAATTCAGCCGTACCAATGGCAGATTTGAAGCAATACAATGCGCGGATCGAACCCGGTGCGATTATTCGTGACCAAGTATTGATTGGTGATAATGCCGTTATCATGATGGGTGCGGTGATCAACATTGGTGCCGAAATCGGTGAAGGCTCGATGATTGACATGGGTGCCATTCTTGGTGGTCGCGCAATTGTTGGTAAGAACTGTCATATTGGCGCTGGTACTGTGTTAGCTGGCGTGGTAGAGCCACCTTCGGCTAAACCAGTTCAAATCGATGACGACGTGCTGATCGGTGCCAATGCGGCCGTACTTGAAGGCGTGCATGTTGGTAAGGGTGCCGTTGTGGCTGCGGGTGCGATCGTCATTGAAGACGTCGCTCCTAACACCGTAGTCGGTGGGGTTCCTGCTCGTAAGTTGAAAGATATTGATGATAAGACTAAGAGCAAGACTGAATTAATGGCAGAATTACGGAATCTTTAA
- a CDS encoding mechanosensitive ion channel family protein, giving the protein MFNSINLAAVDTPTKQVSVWMKLAKKIDWQQIIINIGGKLLEIILFILLFWVIDRLGKRLIHHLFLTNANTSDTANNRISTIFTLSLNIYHYVIMFFGIYAVLSVLGVPVGTLIASAGIFSVALGLGAQGFVSDIVTGFFILLEDQIDVGDYVKIETIEGTVSAIGLRTTQVTSPDGTLNFIPNRKILIISNQSRNDMRVLIDLYILTTTPVQDLTNVVRETNADLVPQYPDIIGEPDIQGVTTQADGTLVFRVQFYVKNGMQFAIQRDFLAAYLNAARAAGIQLPSPRLNIAPTHK; this is encoded by the coding sequence ATGTTTAATTCAATTAACCTAGCAGCGGTTGACACACCGACTAAACAAGTTTCGGTGTGGATGAAGTTGGCTAAGAAAATTGACTGGCAACAAATTATTATTAATATTGGCGGCAAGCTACTCGAAATCATTTTATTTATTTTACTATTTTGGGTGATTGATCGGCTAGGAAAACGCCTGATCCACCACTTATTTTTAACGAATGCTAATACCAGTGATACTGCCAATAATCGGATTTCAACGATTTTTACATTATCATTAAATATCTACCATTACGTCATCATGTTTTTTGGCATCTATGCGGTACTTTCAGTGTTAGGTGTTCCCGTGGGGACGTTGATTGCTAGTGCTGGGATTTTCAGTGTGGCGTTAGGTTTAGGCGCCCAAGGCTTCGTCAGTGACATTGTCACCGGGTTCTTCATTCTACTTGAAGATCAGATTGATGTTGGGGATTACGTCAAAATCGAAACCATTGAGGGGACCGTCTCCGCAATCGGTTTACGGACAACTCAAGTTACGAGTCCCGATGGCACGTTGAACTTTATTCCCAATCGCAAGATTTTAATCATTAGCAACCAGTCGCGTAACGATATGCGCGTGCTGATTGACCTCTACATTCTCACAACGACTCCCGTTCAAGATCTGACTAACGTGGTCCGCGAAACTAATGCCGACCTCGTGCCTCAGTATCCTGATATCATCGGTGAGCCCGACATTCAAGGCGTCACGACACAAGCCGATGGGACGTTGGTCTTCCGAGTACAATTTTACGTCAAAAATGGCATGCAGTTCGCAATTCAGCGCGACTTTTTGGCCGCCTACTTGAACGCGGCCCGAGCAGCGGGAATTCAACTCCCCTCGCCACGTTTAAATATCGCCCCAACGCACAAGTAA
- a CDS encoding XTP/dITP diphosphatase codes for MTKPQTLIIATNNANKAREFSAMLAPYDITIKTLADFPNIPEIKENGITFEENATKKATVVVEATGLPAIADDSGLMVKALHGDPGVFSARYAGDHDDAANNAKLLANLGGVPEAERTATFHTTLVALKPSGEKLVVNGELAGRILIAPRGDNGFGYDPLFWSSKFQKSLAELTPAQKNQISHRGAALRQLMTKFDEWWAKA; via the coding sequence ATGACTAAACCACAAACATTGATCATTGCGACTAACAATGCCAATAAGGCGCGCGAGTTTAGCGCGATGTTGGCACCGTATGATATTACCATCAAAACGTTGGCTGATTTTCCAAATATTCCTGAAATTAAGGAGAACGGTATCACGTTTGAAGAAAATGCCACTAAAAAGGCGACGGTTGTGGTCGAAGCAACCGGATTACCGGCAATTGCGGATGATTCCGGCTTGATGGTCAAGGCGTTGCACGGTGATCCGGGAGTGTTTTCGGCACGGTATGCTGGTGATCATGATGATGCTGCGAATAATGCCAAGTTGTTAGCCAACCTTGGTGGCGTTCCTGAAGCGGAGCGGACCGCGACTTTTCATACGACCCTGGTTGCCCTTAAACCCAGTGGTGAGAAACTTGTCGTTAACGGTGAGTTAGCCGGCCGTATTCTGATTGCCCCCCGTGGTGACAATGGGTTTGGTTATGATCCGTTATTTTGGTCAAGTAAGTTTCAAAAATCCTTGGCGGAATTGACGCCAGCACAAAAAAATCAAATCAGTCATCGGGGTGCAGCCTTGCGACAACTGATGACTAAATTCGATGAATGGTGGGCGAAAGCATGA
- a CDS encoding YslB family protein, which produces MVFFEIDFKPDQLRRNCKVSVDKLKKTDTLVETGYNNDYTVARVPRFFAWKGIIMTNDFYSQFAGNSIKASILSVEILRDALIPKLLGDDSSGILYWAGKDLARQFPVASDDDLVTFFEQTGWGHLVVITTTDDLITYELTGEPVARRSATIKSPDFMLETGFLAEQSALRTNCVSEAKITFQNRMRLRISVTIDHNQPIVNHDPATPIEIVRPQVELDDEQPEEAQ; this is translated from the coding sequence ATGGTCTTTTTTGAAATTGATTTCAAGCCAGACCAATTGCGACGAAATTGTAAAGTTTCCGTTGATAAATTGAAAAAAACCGACACATTAGTGGAAACGGGGTATAATAATGATTATACAGTGGCTAGAGTACCACGATTTTTTGCATGGAAAGGAATTATCATGACGAACGACTTTTATTCTCAATTTGCGGGCAACTCGATCAAAGCTTCCATCCTCAGTGTGGAAATCTTGCGAGATGCCTTAATACCAAAGTTATTGGGTGATGACAGTAGTGGCATCCTTTACTGGGCGGGTAAAGACTTGGCACGCCAGTTTCCTGTCGCTAGTGATGATGATCTTGTTACCTTTTTTGAGCAAACCGGCTGGGGTCACCTTGTCGTGATTACAACGACGGATGATCTAATCACGTATGAATTGACTGGTGAGCCGGTCGCTCGGCGTAGCGCCACGATCAAATCACCAGACTTTATGCTTGAAACTGGCTTTCTAGCTGAGCAGTCGGCGCTCCGCACCAACTGTGTGAGTGAAGCTAAAATTACGTTCCAAAATCGCATGCGACTGCGCATCTCAGTTACGATTGATCACAATCAACCAATCGTCAATCACGATCCCGCAACACCAATCGAAATCGTGCGGCCTCAAGTTGAACTTGATGACGAACAACCTGAAGAAGCACAGTAA
- the ccpA gene encoding catabolite control protein A, whose amino-acid sequence MEKQTVTIYDVAREAAVSMATVSRVVNGNPNVKPATRKKVLAVIERLDYRPNAVARGLASKRSTTVGVIIPDVTNIYFAALARGIDDIAMMYKYNIILTNSDDAGEQEVNVLNTLMAKQVDGVIFMGNHIDDKLRAEFKRAKAPVVLAGTVDPNNETPSVNIDYAAAVEEVVTNLIARGHKKIALALGSLSQSINAEYRLTGYKRALTKAKIPFDDALVYEAGYSYDAGRKLQPVIADSGATAVFVGDDEMAAGLINASMESGINVPDDLEVVTSNDTIITQITRPAITSITQPLYDIGAVAMRMLTKLMNDKELDEKTVTLPYGIVRRGSTKSAD is encoded by the coding sequence ATGGAAAAACAAACAGTAACAATTTATGATGTGGCACGCGAAGCGGCGGTTTCAATGGCCACAGTTTCACGAGTCGTCAATGGTAATCCCAACGTTAAACCCGCAACGCGTAAAAAGGTACTAGCTGTCATCGAACGGTTAGATTACCGGCCTAACGCAGTTGCACGAGGGTTAGCAAGTAAGCGTTCAACTACGGTCGGGGTAATCATCCCGGACGTGACCAACATTTATTTTGCGGCGTTAGCACGCGGGATTGATGATATTGCGATGATGTACAAGTACAATATCATTTTAACGAACTCCGATGATGCGGGTGAACAAGAAGTCAACGTGTTGAATACGTTGATGGCTAAGCAAGTTGACGGGGTCATCTTTATGGGTAACCATATTGATGACAAGCTCCGGGCTGAATTCAAACGGGCCAAGGCACCAGTTGTTTTAGCTGGGACGGTTGATCCGAACAATGAAACGCCAAGCGTTAATATCGACTACGCTGCAGCTGTTGAAGAAGTGGTCACTAACTTAATTGCACGTGGTCACAAGAAGATCGCGTTGGCTTTAGGCTCATTGTCACAATCAATCAACGCTGAATACCGACTGACGGGTTACAAACGGGCCTTAACCAAGGCTAAGATTCCGTTTGACGACGCCCTCGTTTATGAAGCGGGCTACTCATATGATGCTGGGCGGAAGTTACAACCAGTCATTGCGGATAGTGGCGCTACTGCGGTATTCGTTGGGGACGACGAAATGGCGGCTGGTCTTATCAACGCAAGTATGGAATCCGGGATCAACGTTCCAGATGACTTGGAAGTTGTGACGAGTAATGATACGATTATTACCCAAATCACGCGTCCAGCCATTACCTCGATTACCCAACCATTATATGATATTGGTGCGGTTGCCATGCGGATGTTAACTAAGTTGATGAACGATAAAGAACTTGACGAGAAGACGGTCACCTTGCCATACGGCATTGTTCGGCGGGGCTCAACCAAGTCTGCTGATTAA
- a CDS encoding N-acetyldiaminopimelate deacetylase encodes MVLRETDLIPIYQHLHQIPEIGLQEHETQAYLLSIIGKMPQEWLTIKTIPTLDTAILVKVSGLKHDYRIGYRTDIDALPVTENTGLPFASTHPGVMHACGHDIHMSVALGILSYFAENRPATDMVFMFQPAEENASGGQRLYESGALDGDWMPDEIFAFHDNPNLPTGAIGCRMGTLFAGTCEIHAHLSGKSGHAAYPHQANDMVVAGAALVSQLQTIVARNVDPIQSGVVTLGHFTAGTIGNVIAGEAQIDGTIRALTQEMNMHIQRRVRTITEGIALAYDCNIDLKLNQGGYYPVENNDAITADFIKYMQDDDDVNFIETEPAMTGEDFGYLIHQIPGTMFWLGVDSPYSLHSENMVPHTAAIMSGVNAMTGFLTHRNALHK; translated from the coding sequence ATGGTCTTACGGGAAACCGATCTAATTCCAATTTATCAACACTTACACCAAATTCCGGAAATCGGCTTACAAGAACATGAAACACAGGCTTATTTATTGTCGATTATTGGTAAGATGCCTCAAGAGTGGCTGACAATCAAAACCATTCCTACTTTGGATACGGCGATTTTAGTGAAAGTCAGTGGTTTAAAGCATGATTATCGAATCGGTTATCGAACTGACATCGATGCGTTACCAGTTACTGAAAATACGGGCTTACCATTTGCATCGACCCATCCAGGTGTCATGCACGCGTGTGGCCATGATATTCATATGTCAGTCGCGCTAGGAATCCTAAGCTACTTTGCAGAGAACCGACCTGCGACCGACATGGTTTTCATGTTCCAGCCGGCTGAGGAAAATGCCTCGGGTGGGCAACGCTTGTACGAAAGTGGTGCGCTAGATGGTGATTGGATGCCAGATGAGATTTTTGCATTCCATGACAATCCTAATTTACCAACTGGAGCGATCGGTTGCCGGATGGGCACGTTATTTGCGGGGACTTGTGAGATCCACGCACACTTAAGTGGTAAAAGTGGACACGCGGCTTACCCACATCAAGCAAACGACATGGTCGTCGCTGGTGCGGCGTTAGTCTCCCAGCTGCAGACGATTGTAGCGCGCAACGTGGACCCGATTCAAAGTGGTGTGGTGACATTAGGTCACTTTACTGCTGGCACGATTGGCAATGTGATTGCCGGTGAGGCCCAGATTGACGGGACGATCCGAGCGTTGACGCAGGAGATGAACATGCATATTCAGCGGCGGGTTCGGACGATTACTGAGGGGATTGCGCTCGCCTATGACTGCAATATCGATTTGAAGCTCAATCAAGGTGGTTATTATCCCGTTGAGAACAATGACGCAATCACTGCTGATTTTATCAAGTACATGCAGGATGATGATGATGTCAACTTTATTGAAACGGAACCAGCAATGACTGGGGAAGACTTTGGTTATTTGATTCATCAGATTCCAGGGACAATGTTCTGGTTAGGGGTCGACAGTCCATATTCGTTGCACTCGGAAAACATGGTGCCGCACACGGCTGCCATTATGAGTGGGGTCAATGCGATGACCGGCTTTTTGACTCATCGGAATGCGTTACACAAATAA
- a CDS encoding YtxH domain-containing protein, which produces MSKKGFLLGVVLGGAAIATAVMKMDDDKKAELKAKAQQGIADFKDRAIDYAFYANDAAEDFKAEAGQQFEDTKRKVADFADQYQAAKQETGESFGSSLDQATDSLRSELAKVEDDEGDDEDIVIDGGAAYQKAGEDEKTSAPVPESAPAKDATPAKSDDESTTDESSPAK; this is translated from the coding sequence ATGTCGAAAAAGGGATTCTTATTAGGTGTTGTTTTAGGTGGTGCAGCGATTGCTACCGCCGTTATGAAGATGGATGATGATAAAAAGGCTGAATTGAAAGCTAAAGCACAGCAAGGAATTGCCGATTTTAAGGATCGGGCAATCGACTATGCGTTCTATGCCAACGATGCTGCTGAAGACTTCAAGGCTGAAGCTGGGCAACAATTTGAAGATACAAAGCGAAAAGTGGCCGATTTTGCTGACCAGTATCAAGCCGCTAAGCAGGAAACGGGTGAAAGCTTTGGCTCAAGTCTTGACCAAGCTACGGATAGTTTACGGTCTGAATTAGCTAAGGTCGAAGATGATGAAGGTGATGATGAAGATATCGTCATTGATGGTGGAGCTGCTTATCAAAAAGCTGGCGAGGACGAGAAGACTTCAGCGCCCGTACCAGAATCAGCACCTGCTAAGGACGCAACACCTGCGAAGTCTGATGATGAATCGACAACGGATGAATCGTCACCAGCCAAGTAA
- the trxA gene encoding thioredoxin, whose protein sequence is MVAATTDKTFTTDTASGVTLTDFWATWCGPCRMQSPVVEQLADEMGDKVTFNKMDVDANPETASNFGIMSIPTLLVKKDGEVVDTLVGYHSKEQIQQTLAQYL, encoded by the coding sequence ATGGTCGCAGCAACTACTGATAAAACTTTTACAACGGATACGGCTTCAGGAGTAACGTTAACTGACTTCTGGGCGACATGGTGTGGTCCTTGCCGGATGCAGTCACCAGTGGTCGAACAATTAGCTGACGAGATGGGTGACAAGGTGACGTTCAATAAGATGGATGTCGACGCCAACCCTGAAACGGCCAGCAACTTTGGTATCATGAGCATTCCAACCTTATTAGTTAAGAAGGATGGCGAAGTGGTTGATACCTTAGTTGGCTACCATTCCAAGGAACAGATCCAACAAACTTTAGCTCAATATCTATAA
- a CDS encoding DUF948 domain-containing protein, with translation MITHIAGIIAAIAFLLLVCFIGIFLMRITKTMGEVNRSLNNITDDVDALSHETEKIMANANELLKDVNGKVATIDPAFQAMGDLGQSVSDLNAATRDLTAKIGKNNEKRSKFSSASKVGKAAFDVYRNRRSKNNSEES, from the coding sequence ATGATTACACACATTGCGGGCATCATTGCCGCCATTGCGTTCTTATTATTAGTATGCTTTATCGGGATTTTTTTAATGCGGATTACTAAAACGATGGGGGAAGTCAACCGTAGTTTAAATAATATTACGGATGATGTTGACGCCTTGTCACATGAGACTGAAAAAATCATGGCAAATGCCAATGAACTCTTAAAGGATGTTAACGGCAAAGTTGCAACAATTGATCCAGCGTTTCAAGCGATGGGCGACTTAGGTCAGAGCGTCTCTGACTTAAATGCTGCGACTCGAGACTTAACAGCCAAGATTGGCAAGAACAATGAGAAGCGGAGCAAGTTCTCCAGCGCAAGCAAGGTCGGCAAAGCCGCTTTTGATGTCTATCGTAATCGACGTTCAAAAAATAATAGTGAGGAGTCTTAA
- a CDS encoding metallophosphoesterase, producing the protein MKCLVVSDSHGDRDVLVRLLDKYRGQVDAFFHCGDSELPHDDAVFQEIFTVQGNMDFDDVIPNEVNPTIDEVTVYMTHGHLVGVNMGLDHLLANAEVHNATLAFFGHTHQLGVERRGGVVVLNPGSITYPRGEFARIGGTYAIVTTSAAGIDVQYYDRQLQAVPELKFHFAD; encoded by the coding sequence ATGAAATGTTTAGTAGTGAGTGATAGCCATGGCGATCGTGACGTGTTAGTTCGATTGCTTGATAAGTACCGCGGTCAGGTTGACGCCTTTTTTCACTGTGGTGATTCTGAATTACCGCATGATGACGCGGTTTTTCAAGAGATATTCACGGTTCAAGGAAATATGGATTTCGATGACGTGATTCCAAATGAAGTGAATCCAACTATTGATGAGGTGACAGTCTACATGACGCACGGTCACTTAGTCGGTGTGAACATGGGATTGGACCATCTATTAGCTAATGCTGAGGTGCACAATGCGACGCTGGCTTTCTTTGGTCACACGCATCAACTGGGTGTTGAACGACGAGGCGGCGTGGTCGTGCTTAATCCTGGTAGTATTACTTATCCGCGTGGTGAATTTGCACGTATCGGTGGCACCTACGCCATCGTGACAACGTCAGCCGCAGGTATCGACGTCCAATATTATGATCGGCAACTACAAGCGGTGCCAGAACTAAAATTTCATTTTGCTGATTAA
- the cbpB gene encoding cyclic-di-AMP-binding protein CbpB: MLIQPVEDLLSRNADHYLIPADVVANVQTDNNLYHAFLVLTKVKYSKIPVLDHGGHFEGLVSLPLITEQMLGFDQLNTEILLQKRVCDVMETQVKTVHDVDDVEETLHLMIDNPFVPVVDEQQIFQGIVTRREFMKSFNFLTHEIGKQYDMIEKDFSTSEKAK; encoded by the coding sequence ATGTTAATTCAACCAGTTGAGGACTTATTGTCACGTAACGCCGACCATTATTTGATTCCGGCGGACGTGGTTGCCAACGTTCAAACTGATAATAATTTGTATCACGCGTTTTTAGTACTAACGAAGGTCAAGTATTCCAAAATTCCAGTACTTGATCATGGTGGTCACTTTGAAGGTTTAGTATCGTTGCCACTGATTACTGAACAAATGTTAGGTTTTGATCAACTGAATACTGAAATATTACTGCAAAAACGTGTCTGTGACGTAATGGAGACACAAGTTAAGACGGTTCATGATGTGGATGACGTTGAAGAGACGTTACACTTGATGATTGATAATCCGTTTGTTCCAGTCGTTGATGAACAGCAAATTTTTCAAGGAATTGTCACTCGTCGTGAATTCATGAAGAGTTTTAACTTTCTGACCCATGAAATCGGCAAACAATATGATATGATTGAGAAGGATTTTTCCACTAGTGAAAAAGCTAAATAA
- a CDS encoding M24 family metallopeptidase, with the protein MTDYTKLQQVRQWTQDNHVDVTYISNFHTISYLTGFESNPYERTLALFVFADAEPFLFAPALEVEAIKEMGWPYKVFGYLDHEDPYALIADHIHAQLTDPKVWALETGNLTLDRFTALKQQFPAAHFDKDLSPYIQQLRLVKTADELEKLNIAGKWADFAFEQGFAAVKAGRTEQQIAAELQYALMKKGIMEMSFDTLVQAGEHAANPHGATNETQVKPNELVLFDLGVMYEGYASDASRTIAYGQPSAKQKEIFDVCLEANLTAQAAIKPGMAAEDVDKIARDIITKAGYGEYFIHRLGHGIGQTDHEFPSIMAGNHMPLVEGMCFSVEPGIYIPGVAGVRIEDCGVVTKEGFKPFTHTPKELKVLDL; encoded by the coding sequence TTGACAGATTATACGAAACTGCAACAAGTCCGTCAATGGACCCAAGACAATCACGTTGACGTGACCTACATCAGTAACTTTCACACAATTTCATATTTGACTGGTTTTGAGAGCAACCCCTACGAACGGACGCTAGCACTGTTTGTTTTCGCGGATGCGGAACCATTTCTCTTTGCACCCGCTCTCGAAGTTGAAGCAATCAAGGAGATGGGCTGGCCTTACAAAGTTTTCGGCTACCTCGACCATGAAGATCCATACGCGCTAATTGCTGATCACATTCACGCACAATTGACTGATCCTAAAGTTTGGGCCCTTGAAACTGGGAACTTGACGTTAGACCGCTTTACCGCGCTCAAACAGCAATTTCCAGCTGCCCACTTCGATAAGGATCTATCACCTTATATTCAGCAATTACGGCTGGTCAAAACAGCTGATGAACTTGAAAAACTAAACATTGCCGGTAAATGGGCCGACTTTGCTTTTGAACAAGGATTTGCTGCTGTCAAGGCGGGTCGCACCGAACAACAGATTGCTGCCGAATTACAGTATGCCTTAATGAAAAAGGGAATTATGGAAATGAGTTTCGACACTTTAGTCCAAGCTGGTGAACATGCCGCCAACCCCCATGGTGCAACTAACGAAACCCAAGTCAAGCCAAATGAATTAGTGCTATTCGACCTCGGCGTCATGTATGAAGGCTATGCTTCTGATGCTTCCCGGACAATTGCTTATGGCCAACCGAGTGCCAAGCAAAAGGAAATCTTTGACGTCTGTCTGGAAGCCAACTTGACTGCTCAGGCAGCCATTAAACCAGGCATGGCAGCCGAAGATGTCGATAAAATCGCACGCGATATCATCACCAAAGCGGGCTATGGCGAATACTTCATTCACCGGTTAGGTCACGGAATCGGCCAAACTGACCACGAATTTCCTTCGATTATGGCTGGTAACCACATGCCACTCGTTGAAGGCATGTGCTTCTCAGTAGAACCTGGGATCTACATTCCCGGCGTAGCTGGTGTTCGAATCGAAGACTGTGGGGTCGTTACTAAGGAAGGCTTTAAGCCATTTACCCATACGCCAAAAGAATTAAAAGTATTAGATCTTTAA
- a CDS encoding MerR family transcriptional regulator yields the protein MYSIGAVAKKTGISSYTLRYYDKAGLTPFVKRDKQGRRVFNDEDLDSLALIRCLKQTGMPLEDIRQFISWCADGDGTIDQRLAMFEEQRQAVEAQIHQSLLNLQKVNHKIDVYRRASQAGSEAAVDCDVLPLKTTAALLAEVADYETEHPLPE from the coding sequence TTGTATTCAATCGGAGCGGTCGCCAAAAAGACCGGTATTTCAAGTTATACACTGCGCTATTATGATAAGGCGGGCTTAACGCCCTTTGTGAAGCGTGATAAGCAGGGCCGCCGGGTCTTCAATGATGAAGACTTGGATTCACTGGCATTGATTCGTTGTCTTAAGCAGACCGGGATGCCGTTAGAGGATATTCGACAATTTATTAGTTGGTGTGCCGATGGGGATGGAACGATTGATCAACGGCTAGCAATGTTTGAAGAGCAACGCCAGGCTGTTGAAGCGCAAATCCATCAATCCTTGTTGAATTTGCAAAAAGTCAATCATAAGATTGATGTTTATCGGCGTGCGAGTCAGGCGGGGAGTGAAGCCGCGGTTGACTGTGACGTGCTGCCACTGAAAACGACGGCGGCGCTGTTAGCCGAAGTGGCTGATTATGAAACCGAACATCCGCTACCGGAATAA
- the racE gene encoding glutamate racemase: MANEHAIGFMDSGVGGLTVVKQALKQLPRETVYFIGDQARLPYGPRPAEQVRTFSFQMADFLMAKQIKMLVIACNTATAAALPALRQQLSIPVIGVIAPGSRAALKASHRNRIGVIATEGTIRSNAYRDAILTKDPTATVVSQACPKFVPLVESNEYQSTVAKRVVAETLKQLKKQDVDTLVLGCTHYPLLRPLIQNVMGPGVTLIDSGAETVNDVSAVLDYLDIANDRSTKRYPDEYYTTGAADQFEAIARNWLGQPDFHAQHIDLGSEAND, from the coding sequence ATGGCAAATGAACATGCAATTGGCTTCATGGATTCGGGGGTTGGCGGGTTGACTGTCGTCAAGCAAGCTTTGAAACAACTCCCGCGCGAAACAGTTTATTTTATTGGTGATCAGGCGCGTTTGCCATACGGTCCGCGACCAGCTGAACAAGTGCGAACTTTTTCTTTTCAGATGGCGGATTTCTTAATGGCAAAGCAGATCAAAATGCTCGTGATAGCTTGTAATACTGCGACCGCAGCGGCATTGCCGGCGTTGCGGCAGCAGTTGTCAATTCCCGTTATTGGGGTGATTGCGCCTGGTTCGCGGGCTGCGTTAAAAGCTTCTCATCGTAATCGAATCGGTGTGATTGCGACTGAGGGGACGATTCGTAGTAATGCTTATCGAGATGCTATCTTAACCAAAGATCCTACTGCGACGGTCGTTTCGCAGGCGTGCCCAAAGTTTGTGCCGTTGGTTGAATCGAATGAGTATCAATCAACGGTTGCCAAGCGGGTGGTTGCGGAAACGTTGAAACAACTAAAAAAACAAGACGTTGATACGCTTGTTTTGGGCTGCACACACTATCCATTATTGCGGCCACTTATTCAAAATGTGATGGGGCCTGGGGTGACCTTGATTGATTCTGGTGCCGAAACGGTGAACGATGTCTCGGCGGTACTCGATTACTTGGATATTGCTAACGATCGTTCTACTAAGCGTTATCCGGATGAGTACTACACGACGGGGGCGGCTGATCAATTCGAAGCAATCGCGCGGAACTGGTTGGGCCAACCGGACTTTCACGCACAACATATTGATTTAGGGAGTGAAGCGAATGACTAA